The following are encoded in a window of Panicum virgatum strain AP13 chromosome 5N, P.virgatum_v5, whole genome shotgun sequence genomic DNA:
- the LOC120672869 gene encoding receptor-like protein kinase HSL1: MAASFLLLLLLPLPAQALSQDGLHLLDAKRALTVPAPALADWNPRDATPCNWTGVACHDSDGAVTVISLPSLNLAGSFPAALCRIPRLRSVDLSDNYIGPDLDVARCAALQRLDLSMNALVGPLPDALVDLPDLLYLNLQSNNFSGPIPESFARFPKLQSLSLVYNLLGGQVPPFLGRVATLRELNLSYNPFAPGPVPPQLADLSALRVLWLAGCNLVGPIPPSLGRLTNLTDLDLSTNALTGPIPPEIAGLTSAVQIELYNNSLTGPIPTGFGNLRHLRAIDFAMNRLHGAIPEDLFHAPSLETLHLYANVLTGPVPESIARAPSLVELRLFANSLNGTLPADLGRNTPLVCLDISDNAISGEIPPGICDRGELEELLMLDNMLSGRIPDALGRCRRLRRVRLSNNRLAGDVPDAVWGLPHMSLLELNDNHLTGQIFPVIAGAANLSKLVLSNNRLTGAIPAEIGSLSKLYELSAGGNMLSGPLPSSLGGLAELGRLVLRNNSLSGQLLRGIQSWKKLSELNLAENGFTGSIPPELGDLPVLNYLDLSGNELSGEVPVQLENLKLNQFNVSNNQLHGPLPPQYATEAYRSSFLGNPELCGEIAGLCGGDSQGRSKHQSGLAWMMRSIFIFAAAILVAGVAWFYWRYRTFNRSKLRADRSKWTLTSFHKLSFSEYEILDCLDEDNVIGSGASGKVYKAVLSNGEVVAVKKLWSAAAAKKNGGGEGSGSAADDSFEAEVRTLGKIRHKNIVKLWCCCAHKECKLLVYEYMPNGSLGDVLHSIKAGLLDWGTRYKIALDAAEGLSYLHHDCVPAIVHRDVKSNNILLDAELSARVADFGVAKVVEAKSMSVIAGSCGYIAPEYAYTLRVNEKSDTYSFGVVLLELVTGKPPVDPEFGEKDLVKWVRGTLEQKQGVEHVLDSRLDMRFKEEMVRVLQIGLLCASSLPINRPAMRRVVKMLQEVRAEGGRPRVDKDGKLSPYYYEDAEGGEVHHAS, translated from the exons ATGgccgcctccttcctcctcctcctgctgctgccgctcccGGCGCAGGCCTTGAGCCAGGACGGCCTCCACCTGCTCGACGCCAAGCGCGCGCTCACCGTCCccgcgcccgcgctcgccgACTGGAACCCGCGCGACGCCACGCCCTGCAACTGGaccggcgtcgcctgccacgacAGCGACGGCGCCGTCACCGTCATCTCCCTCCCCAGCCTCAACCTCGCCGGCTCCTTCCCCGCCGCGCTCTGCCGCATCCCGCGCCTGCGCTCCGTCGACCTCTCCGACAACTACATCGGCCCCGACCTCGACGTCGCCCGCTGCGCCGCCCTCCAGCGCCTCGACCTCTCCATGAACGCGCTCGTCGGCCCGCTCCCCGACGCCCTCGTCGACCTCCCGGACCTCCTCTACCTCAACCTCCAGAGCAACAACTTCTCCGGCCCCATCCCGGAGTCCTTCGCCCGCTTCCCCAAGCTCCAGTCGCTCTCCCTCGTCTACAACCTGCTCGGCGGCCAGGTCCCGCCCTTCCTGGGCCGCGTCGCCACGCTCCGGGAGCTCAACCTCTCCTACAACCCCTTCGCGCCGGGCCCCGTCCCGCCCCAGCTCGCCGACCTCTCCGCGCTGCGGGTGCTCTGGCTCGCCGGCTGCAACCTCGTCGGCCCCATCCCGCCCTCCCTCGGCCGCCTCACCAACCTCACCGACCTCGACCTCTCCACCAACGCGCTCACCGGCCCCATACCGCCGGAGATTGCAGGCCTCACCAGCGCCGTCCAGATCGAGCTCTACAACAACTCCCTCACCGGGCCCATCCCCACGGGCTTCGGCAACCTCCGCCACCTCAGGGCCATCGATTTCGCCATGAACCGCCTCCACGGCGCCATCCCGGAGGACCTCTTCCACGCGCCCAGCCTCGAGACCCTGCACCTCTACGCCAACGTGCTCACGGGGCCCGTGCCGGAGTCCATCGCCAGGGCGCCGTCGCTCGTCGAGCTGCGCCTCTTCGCCAACAGCCTCAACGGCACGCTGCCCGCCGACCTCGGCCGGAACACGCCGCTCGTCTGCCTCGACATATCCGACAACGCCATCTCAGGCGAGATCCCGCCCGGGATCTGCGACCGCGGCGAGCTGGAGGAGCTGCTCATGCTCGACAACATGCTGTCCGGCCGTATCCCCGACGCGCTCGGCCGCTGCCGGAGGCTGCGCCGGGTGCGCCTCTCCAACAACAGGCTCGCCGGGGACGTGCCCGACGCGGTCTGGGGCCTCCCGCACATGTCCcttctcgagctcaacgataaccACCTCACCGGCCAGATCTTCCCGGTCATCGCCGGCGCGGCCAACCTGTCCAAGCTCGTGCTGTCCAACAACCGCCTGACCGGGGCCATCCCGGCGGAAATCGGATCCCTCTCCAAGCTCTATGAGCTCTCCGCCGGCGGCAACATGCTGTCTGGCCCGCTCCCGTCCTCTCTCGGCGGCCTGGCGGAGCTCGGTCGCCTCGTGCTCCGCAACAACTCGCTCTCCGGCCAGCTGCTTCGAGGCATCCAGTCATGGAAGAAGCTCAGCGAGCTCAACCTCGCGGAAAACGGCTTCACCGGCTCCATACCGCCGGAGCTTGGTGATCTGCCCGTGCTCAACTACCTCGACCTCTCCGGCAACGAGCTCAGCGGCGAGGTCCCGGTGCAGCTGGAGAACCTGAAGCTCAACCAGTTCAATGTGTCCAACAACCAGCTCCAcggcccgctgccgccgcagtaTGCCACGGAGGCGTACCGCAGCAGCTTCTTGGGCAACCCTGAGCTGTGTGGGGAAATTGCCGGGTTGTGTGGCGGCGATTCACAGGGAAGGTCCAAGCACCAGTCTGGCTTGGCCTGGATGATGCGCTCCATCTTCATATTTGCGGCTGCCATTCTGGTCGCCGGAGTCGCGTGGTTCTACTGGCGGTACCGGACCTTCAACAGATCGAAGCTGAGAGCCGACCGCTCGAAATGGACATTGACGTCCTTCCACAAACTTTCATTCAGCGAGTATGAGATCCTGGATTGCCTTGACGAGGACAATGTCATCGGCAGCGGGGCATCTGGGAAGGTGTACAAGGCGGTGCTCAGCAACGGCGAGGTAGTCGCCGTGAAGAAGCtgtggagcgcggcggcggcaaagAAGAATGGCGGTGGCGAGGGCTCAGGCTCAGCTGCGGACGACAGCTTCGAAGCCGAGGTGAGGACGCTGGGCAAGATTCGGCACAAGAACATTGTGAAGCTCTGGTGCTGCTGCGCCCACAAGGAGTGCAAGCTGCTGGTGTACGAGTACATGCCCAACGGAAGCCTCGGGGACGTGCTGCACAGCATTAAGGCGGGGTTGCTGGACTGGGGAACGCGGTACAAGATCGCGCTGGATGCAGCAGAGGGGCTGTCCTACCTTCACCATGACTGCGTCCCGGCCATCGTCCACAGGGACGTCAAGTCGAACAACATCCTCCTGGATGCGGAGCTGAGCGCCCGGGTGGCCGATTTCGGGGTGGCCAAGGTGGTGGAGGCCAAGTCCATGTCGGTGATCGCCGGCTCCTGCGGCTACATTGCGCCTG AGTATGCGTACACGCTGCGCGTGAACGAGAAGAGCGACACTTACAGCTTCGGCGTGGTCCTCCTGGAGCTGGTGACCGGGAAGCCGCCGGTGGATCCTGAGTTCGGGGAGAAGGACCTGGTGAAGTGGGTGCGCGGCACGCTGGAGCAGAAGCAGGGGGTGGAGCACGTCCTGGACAGCCGGCTGGACATGAGgttcaaggaggagatggtGAGGGTGCTCCAGATCGGGCTGCTGTGCGCGAGCTCGCTGCCGATCAACCGCCCGGCGATGCGGAGGGTGGTGAAGATGCTGCAGGAAGTGCGGGCGGAGGGCGGCAGGCCGCGGGTGGACAAGGACGGGAAGCTGTCGCCGTACTACTACGAGGACGCCGAGGGTGGTGAGGTTCATCATGCCAGTTGA
- the LOC120672800 gene encoding NAC domain-containing protein 18-like, giving the protein MEEEEAAAAAAASSLVFRGCPLPPGFRFQPTDQEIIVYYLKKKIAAAAAAVTSIIADVDIYKFDPWELPDNAVFGDGEWFFFSPRDRKYPNGARPNRTAGSGYWKATGTDKPILAPGGAHCLGVKKALVFYQGRSPKGAKTEWVMHEYRLLDTNAARLNTCRPTTNSMRLDDWVLCRVRNKHHATSSSHHHHQ; this is encoded by the exons atggaagaagaagaagcagcagcagcagcagcagcatcgtcTTTGGTGTTCCGCGGGTGCCCGCTGCCTCCCGGGTTCCGCTTCCAGCCCACTGACCAGGAGATCATCGTCTACTACCTCAAGAAGAAgatcgccgccgcagccgccgccgtcacctccATCATCGCCGACGTCGACATCTACAAGTTCGACCCATGGGAGCTCCCGG ACAATGCCGTGTTCGGCGACGGCGAGTGGTTCTTCTTCAGCCCTCGCGACCGCAAGTACCCCAACGGCGCCCGCCCCAACCGCACCGCCGGCTCCGGCTACTGGAAGGCCACCGGCACCGACAAGCCCATCCTGGCTCCCGGCGGCGCCCACTGCCTCGGCGTCAAGAAGGCCCTCGTCTTCTACCAGGGACGCTCCCCCAAGGGCGCCAAGACCGAGTGGGTCATGCACGAGTACCGGCTCCTCGACACCAACGCCGCCCGCCTCAACACCTGCAGGCCGACCACCAACTCCATGAGGCTCGACGACTGGGTCCTCTGCCGCGTCCGCAACAAGCACCA CGCGACGTCGTcctcccaccaccaccaccag